One Microcoleus sp. AS-A8 DNA window includes the following coding sequences:
- a CDS encoding SRPBCC domain-containing protein: MLRDLKLDVFYPYSPERVWQAITNRRVLAQWLMENDFEPRVGHKFRFEPQPHQGVNEAIHCEVIELDEPRSLSYTWRGGLMGKPTIVTWRLVPMAGGTQLQLEHKGFESHAIASVTAVRSLASSLLTHHEQTWLDNSMPKAFMDTRMPEPIEPKMSFSRGYGRVESFDTVTLNFYVNGGWHAVLNKRLQNLLSDRTQQISVRSPA, translated from the coding sequence ATGCTCAGAGACTTAAAGCTAGATGTCTTTTACCCCTATTCTCCCGAAAGGGTTTGGCAGGCGATTACAAACCGACGTGTGTTGGCACAATGGTTGATGGAGAACGACTTTGAGCCACGAGTTGGACATAAATTCCGGTTTGAGCCTCAGCCACACCAAGGAGTGAATGAAGCCATCCACTGCGAGGTTATTGAACTCGATGAACCCAGGAGTCTTTCCTATACTTGGCGGGGGGGGTTGATGGGGAAGCCAACAATTGTGACGTGGAGACTGGTACCGATGGCAGGGGGTACACAGCTTCAGCTTGAACATAAGGGTTTTGAGAGTCATGCAATTGCCTCCGTCACGGCTGTGCGATCGCTCGCATCAAGTCTGCTAACGCATCATGAGCAGACATGGCTAGACAACTCTATGCCTAAGGCATTTATGGACACTCGAATGCCAGAGCCAATTGAGCCAAAAATGTCATTTTCTAGAGGATATGGAAGAGTCGAGAGCTTTGATACTGTTACTCTCAACTTTTATGTCAATGGGGGTTGGCACGCTGTCCTGAACAAAAGACTCCAGAATCTGTTGAGCGATCGTACTCAACAAATAAGTGTTCGTAGTCCGGCTTAA
- a CDS encoding metalloregulator ArsR/SmtB family transcription factor: MSRPAASADIFQAIADPTRRALLDRLRDGEQSVKQLAEPFEMSMPAISQHLHILCDAGLVTQRKVGRQRLYQLNPEPLKEVSDWVNPYEQFWQEKLDALGKYLEENPCSET, translated from the coding sequence ATGAGTAGACCTGCCGCTAGTGCTGATATTTTTCAGGCGATCGCAGATCCAACCCGACGCGCTCTCCTGGATCGGCTACGCGACGGCGAACAATCGGTGAAGCAGCTTGCTGAACCCTTTGAGATGTCAATGCCAGCCATTTCCCAGCACTTGCATATCCTTTGTGATGCGGGTTTAGTCACCCAGCGCAAAGTAGGACGCCAGCGCCTCTATCAGCTTAATCCTGAGCCTCTCAAGGAAGTATCCGACTGGGTGAATCCTTATGAGCAGTTCTGGCAAGAGAAACTCGATGCTCTTGGCAAGTATTTGGAGGAAAATCCATGCTCAGAGACTTAA
- a CDS encoding prolyl oligopeptidase family serine peptidase, protein MMSSLESLLLAGVPVLVRPPANPSLSTPLIILWHGAGIPGSKEMLAEILPLEEVQAWKAYLGLPLFGKRLPVGGTDEMTRRQLEDYVLQALLPTVEQAMQELPDVVRALQARFSIDDREGIGLFGFSVGGIAALLTLLESPLPITTAVLAGVTKDLASAVNNYERIVQAAYPTLKEQYPWVEKRYRWSAESQVAKQRLDFLSRASNLQKHQPMPAVLFVHGSQDEIFPASEVEELYTTLAPYYEQAAQSKRLSMRTFEHLKHNIDLEAAKNSPDMQQDIAELQRIVSAWFSQHLIS, encoded by the coding sequence ATGATGTCTAGCCTAGAATCACTCTTATTAGCGGGCGTACCTGTTTTAGTTCGTCCGCCTGCCAACCCCAGCTTAAGCACCCCACTCATCATTCTGTGGCACGGTGCCGGTATACCGGGTAGCAAGGAGATGCTGGCAGAAATATTACCGCTTGAAGAGGTGCAAGCTTGGAAAGCCTATCTCGGACTGCCACTGTTTGGAAAGCGTCTGCCAGTTGGCGGTACTGATGAGATGACGCGGCGACAGCTAGAAGACTACGTGTTACAGGCGCTGCTTCCTACTGTCGAACAAGCCATGCAAGAGTTACCGGATGTTGTTCGTGCATTGCAAGCGCGATTTAGCATCGATGACAGGGAAGGGATTGGTTTGTTTGGTTTCTCGGTTGGTGGTATCGCCGCATTACTCACCTTACTGGAAAGTCCTTTGCCAATTACTACAGCTGTGCTAGCTGGCGTTACCAAAGACCTTGCATCGGCTGTGAACAACTATGAACGTATAGTTCAGGCAGCATATCCTACGCTCAAAGAGCAATATCCTTGGGTAGAGAAGCGCTATCGCTGGAGTGCCGAGTCACAAGTGGCTAAACAACGCTTAGACTTTCTTTCTCGTGCTTCAAACTTGCAAAAGCACCAACCAATGCCTGCTGTTTTGTTTGTACATGGTTCACAGGACGAGATATTTCCTGCTAGTGAAGTAGAGGAATTGTATACGACTCTTGCACCGTATTATGAGCAAGCTGCTCAGTCGAAGCGTTTGTCTATGCGAACTTTTGAGCATCTGAAGCATAACATCGATCTGGAAGCCGCCAAAAATTCTCCGGATATGCAACAGGATATCGCTGAACTTCAACGGATTGTATCAGC
- the ispE gene encoding 4-(cytidine 5'-diphospho)-2-C-methyl-D-erythritol kinase, with amino-acid sequence MRSYSLIAPAKINLYLEILGDRPDGYHELAMILQSIELADQIEVRAIGTDTILIHCDHPQVPSDSSNLAYRAVELMAKVFPDVFAKFGGVEITIKKHIPVAAGLAGGSTNAAAVLVGVDMMWQLGLTQPELQDLAAQLGSDVPFCLAGGTALATGRGEQLNSLSALDSLYVVLAKDRNLMISTPWAYKAYRSEFGHTYVRDTQSLESRAHRVHSGPMVNAIRHKDGSEIGRLLHNDLEKVVLPTTPQVAQLREAFQSSGALGTMMSGSGPTVFALCESEAHAQEIRQRVRGMIPNPDVDFWVTRFSTRGIQIVSSVS; translated from the coding sequence ATGCGCTCCTACTCTCTAATTGCCCCAGCCAAAATCAATCTGTATTTGGAAATTCTAGGCGATCGCCCTGATGGATATCACGAGTTGGCGATGATTCTTCAGAGTATTGAGTTAGCCGACCAAATTGAAGTCCGTGCGATCGGCACCGATACCATCCTCATCCACTGCGACCATCCCCAAGTGCCGAGTGACTCAAGCAACCTCGCCTACCGAGCCGTAGAATTGATGGCTAAGGTATTTCCCGATGTCTTCGCTAAGTTTGGTGGTGTGGAAATTACCATCAAAAAACATATTCCTGTAGCGGCTGGACTGGCGGGAGGTTCGACCAATGCTGCCGCTGTTTTAGTGGGAGTCGATATGATGTGGCAGTTGGGACTCACGCAGCCGGAATTACAAGACTTAGCCGCACAGCTTGGCTCAGATGTTCCCTTTTGTTTGGCAGGGGGCACAGCGCTGGCGACAGGTCGAGGTGAGCAACTTAATTCGCTATCGGCTCTCGATTCTCTTTATGTTGTCTTAGCGAAAGACCGTAACCTCATGATTTCGACCCCGTGGGCTTACAAAGCTTATCGCTCTGAGTTTGGTCATACATATGTGCGCGATACACAGAGTTTGGAATCCCGTGCCCATCGAGTTCATTCGGGGCCAATGGTTAACGCGATTCGCCACAAAGATGGCTCAGAAATTGGTCGGTTGCTGCACAATGATTTAGAAAAAGTGGTGCTGCCCACCACTCCGCAAGTGGCACAACTGAGGGAAGCGTTTCAAAGTAGCGGTGCTTTAGGAACCATGATGTCTGGATCGGGGCCAACTGTATTTGCGTTGTGCGAGTCAGAGGCTCACGCGCAGGAGATTCGGCAAAGAGTCAGGGGCATGATTCCCAACCCCGATGTGGATTTCTGGGTGACACGGTTTTCTACTCGGGGCATTCAGATTGTCTCGTCCGTCAGTTGA